The Gopherus evgoodei ecotype Sinaloan lineage unplaced genomic scaffold, rGopEvg1_v1.p scaffold_45_arrow_ctg1, whole genome shotgun sequence genome has a window encoding:
- the LOC115642796 gene encoding olfactory receptor 10A4-like: MRIMNHTTVTEFILVGFFNHPNLQVPLFLIFLGIYTITLTGNVLIILVTSFDSALNSPMYFSLRNLASLEICFNLVIVPKMLVNHLMENKPISFVGCAAQMYFFFFFGASECCLLATMAYDRYVAICNPLHYPDIMTRRACFQLAGASWFSGFPVATVQVMWIFSLPFCRPNQVNHFFCDSPAVLELSCADTSLFEIESLTATVLFIMFPFLLILVSYVRIIITILRMSSEEGRHKAFSTCSSHLVLVTLFYGTVSSTYFRPKSSNSPNTKKLISVSYTVITPMLTPIIYSLRNKEGKSTLGITLGRKLFSEKM, from the coding sequence ATGAGAATAATGAATCACACTActgtcacagaattcatccttgTGGGGTTTTTCAATCATCCGAACCTGCAGGTTCCACTGTTTCTGATCTTCCTTGGTATTTATACCATAACCCTTACAGGAAACGTGCTCATTATTCTAGTAACATCATTTGACTCAGCTCTGAATAGCCCCATGTACTTCTCCCTCCGGAACTTGGCCTCATTAGAGATCTGCTTCAATTTGGTCATTGTCCCAAAGATGCTGGTCAATCATCTGATGGAAAATAAACCCATCTCCTTTGTTGGATGTGCAGCTCAAatgtatttcttcttcttctttgggGCAAGTGAGTGCTGCCTTTTGGCCACcatggcctatgaccgctatGTGGCCATATGCAACCCGCTGCATTACCCAGACATTATGACTCGAAGGGCTTGTTTCCAGTTGGCTGGTGCCTCATGGTTCTCTGGATTTCCAGTGGCCACTGTGCAGGTGATGTGGATATTCAGTCTGCCATTCTGCAGGCCAAATCAagtcaaccatttcttctgtgacagcCCCGCTGTGCTGGAATTGTCCTGTGCTGACACTTCCCTCTTCGAAATCGAGTCCCTCACAGCAACTGTGCTTTTCATCATGTTCCCATTCCTGCTGATCCTGGTTTCCTATGTGCGGATCATCATCACCATCCTGAGGATGTCCTCAGAAGAGGGCAGacacaaagccttctccacctgctcctctcacctggTGCTGGTGACTCTCTTCTATGGCACAGTTAGCTCGACCTACTTCCGACCCAAATCCAGCAACTCCCCAAACACCAAGAAGCTCATTTCTGTCTCCTACACAGTGATCACCCCCATGTTAACCCCCATCAtttacagcctgaggaacaaagaggGGAAAAGCACCTTGGGGATAACATTGGGCAGGAAATTATTTTCAgagaaaatgtaa